The following DNA comes from Thermus oshimai DSM 12092.
TGGGGACCTGCACCAGCTCTAAAAGGAGCGCCCCTTCCCGGGCCTCCATTTCCTTCCCGTCCACCTTAAGCCGCACCTTCCACCTCCAGTAGGCTCCGGTAGGCCCAGTAGGCGGACTGGCCCAGCCCGCAGAGGCTTCCCTTTAGGGTGCTCGCAAGGTCCTCCACCAGCCGGGCATCCCGCACCCGCCTTTGGACCAGGGCGAGCTGGACCGTTGTTCCTAAGGGGCAGGGGAAGCACTTGCCGCAGGACTCCTCCTGGAAAAAGTGGGCCAGGCCCTCCAGCACCGCCCAGAGGTCCACCCCCTCCCCGAAGGCCACCACCGCCCCCGCCCCCAAGGGGAGCCGTTCCCGGTAGCGCAAGGGGAAGGCGAAGTCCCGGGTGAAGACCCCCGCCGCGCCCCCCAGGAGAACGGCCTTCAAGCCTTCCGGCTCCCCCCCGGCCCGCCTCAGGGCCTCCCCCAAGGGGGTGCCCAGGGGGAGCTCGTAAAGCCCGGGGGCGGCCACGTCCCCGCTGATGGAGAAGAGCTTGGGCTCCTCCCTCCGCCAGGCCTCGAGGCCCTCCAGGATGCGGGGGATGGCGGCCAGGGTCTCCACGTTCTGCACCGCGGTGGGCCTGCCCCAAAGCCCCTTTTCCACCGGGAAGGGGGGCTTCAGGCGGGGCTCGGCCCGCCGGCCCTCCATGGACTCCAAAAGGGCCGTCTCCTCCCCGCAGATGTAAAGCCCCCCGCTTTGGAAGACCTCCGTGGGGACCAGGAGCAGCCCCGCCTCCTCCAGGGCGCCTATGGCCTCCTTAAGCCCCCGGATGGCCGCCTGGAACTCCTCCCGGATGTAGAGGTAGACCCGGCTGGCCCCCACGGCAAAGCCCGCCAGGAGGGCCCCTTCCAGGACCAGGAAGGGGTGGTGCTCCAGGAGGAAGCGGTCCTTGAAGTTGCCGGGCTCGGACTCGTCCCCGTTCGCCACCAGGTAGCGGGGGGCCTCCCCCCGGGCCACGGCCCGGAGCTTCAGGTGGGTGGGGAAGGCGGCCCCGCCCCGGCCCAGAAGCCCCGCCTCCTCCACCGCCTTTAGGAGGGCCTCCGGGGTGAGGTCCCCTTTGCGGGCGGCCTCCAGGGCCCTAAGCCCCCCCTGGGCCCGGTAGGCCTCGAGGGTGTCCGTGGGCTCCGGCGGGAGGAGCTTCCGCCCGTGGCCCAGGGCGAAGGGGAGGCGGAAGGTGGCGAAGGGCTCGGCCCGCCCCCCCACCTCCACCCACCGCTCTTCCCCCTCCACCCGCACGTAGGCCGGGGCCAGGGCCTCGAGGCCCAAGGGGGGATGGGTGCCCACCGTGCCCTCCAGGAGGCTCCCAATCCCCCGGGCCCGGGCCACGGGGTCGTCCACCAGATAGCGCCCCTCCCGCACCTCCCCATACCGCGGGTAGTAGCGCACCACCCCCCAGGCCTGGGCCAGGCTCACCCCCGCCAGGCGGGCGGCCTCGGCCACGCCCTCCTCCGTGAGGGGAAGGCGGGCGTCCAGGAGGGGAAGGAGGCCCGGTTTTTCCATACCCTCAGCTTAAAGGATGCGCAGGCTGGGGAAGCGGGCGAGAAGGGCCTCGCGGAAGCCTGGGTAAAGGCCTTCCGCCACCAGGGCCACCACCGCCCCCCCAAACCCGGCCCCCGTGAGCTTGGCCCCAAAGGCCCCGGCCTTAAGGGCCTCCTCCACCAGGGCG
Coding sequences within:
- a CDS encoding NADH-ubiquinone oxidoreductase-F iron-sulfur binding region domain-containing protein; the encoded protein is MEKPGLLPLLDARLPLTEEGVAEAARLAGVSLAQAWGVVRYYPRYGEVREGRYLVDDPVARARGIGSLLEGTVGTHPPLGLEALAPAYVRVEGEERWVEVGGRAEPFATFRLPFALGHGRKLLPPEPTDTLEAYRAQGGLRALEAARKGDLTPEALLKAVEEAGLLGRGGAAFPTHLKLRAVARGEAPRYLVANGDESEPGNFKDRFLLEHHPFLVLEGALLAGFAVGASRVYLYIREEFQAAIRGLKEAIGALEEAGLLLVPTEVFQSGGLYICGEETALLESMEGRRAEPRLKPPFPVEKGLWGRPTAVQNVETLAAIPRILEGLEAWRREEPKLFSISGDVAAPGLYELPLGTPLGEALRRAGGEPEGLKAVLLGGAAGVFTRDFAFPLRYRERLPLGAGAVVAFGEGVDLWAVLEGLAHFFQEESCGKCFPCPLGTTVQLALVQRRVRDARLVEDLASTLKGSLCGLGQSAYWAYRSLLEVEGAA